The Neodiprion fabricii isolate iyNeoFabr1 chromosome 4, iyNeoFabr1.1, whole genome shotgun sequence genome window below encodes:
- the LOC124180060 gene encoding putative fatty acyl-CoA reductase CG5065: MIREPSIPEWSKNRGILVTGATGFLGKVLVAKLLMSCPQGGNIYLLVREKRGQSPKARLHTLIQQEPYRVVRENHPERLKRLVVISGDTTVEGLALSPEDKDRLMKDVSVVFHMAANVRFDLSLRAAINMNTKGTANLIKVAKQLPNLISLIHVSTAYCHCGQTRLEERAYAPNMSPEFAIAAVDSMSDDLLKPVECKLLAHQPNTYALSKCLSEDLMVRSGLPVGIARPSIVIASWKEPAPGWVDNLNGPTGLIVAAGKGVIRSMHCKSEYLADLMPCDIVANAVIALAWKVGLESSCKPIFVNVTESGRNPITWADALNAGRRHALSNPFSGPLWYPGGRFTSSAVLHWFAVICLHLLPAYLLDPLIYLSGNKPFLVKLQGRVSTGLSLLQYYTTKEWVFLNDTLRDLQDQLSSEDRAIFFMDTKDICWDDYLYEYILGIRKYCLKDDPSTLPRARRVFQYLYIADRILRIVFVGFIAWLLYSWFAPARAGTASIIEMQDS, encoded by the exons ATGATTCGTGAACCATCGATACCAGAATGGTCGAAAAACAGAGGGATACTAGTCACTGGGGCGACTGGTTTTCTGGGAAAAGTTTTAGTTGCAAAATTGCTAATGTCTTGTCCACAAGGTGGAAATATTTATCTATTGGTCAGAGAAAAAAGAGGCCAGAGTCCAAAAGCAAGACTCCATACACTGATAcag cAAGAACCTTACAGAGTGGTTCGCGAAAATCATCCTGAACGCCTGAAGCGACTTGTTGTCATTTCTGGGGATACAACCGTCGAGGGTCTCGCCCTTTCCCCCGAGGACAAGGATCGTCTGATGAAGGATGTTTCCGTTGTTTTTCACATGGCTGCCAACGTGAGATTCGATCTTTCTCTACGGGCTGCTATCAATATGAACACCAAAGGGACCGCGAATCTCATCAAAGTTGCAAAGCAG CTGCCTAACTTGATATCCCTGATTCACGTGTCAACGGCTTACTGCCATTGCGGGCAAACTCGTCTCGAGGAAAGGGCTTACGCCCCAAACATGTCACCGGAATTTGCAATCGCTGCTGTTGACTCCATGAGCGACGACCTATTGAAGCCTGTGGAGTGCAAATTGCTAGCTCATCAACCCAACACCTACGCTCTGAGCAAATGTCTCAGCGAAGACCTGATGGTCAGGTCTGGACTTCCGGTAGGCATCGCGAGACCTTCCATTG TGATCGCGTCTTGGAAAGAACCAGCGCCAGGATGGGTGGATAACTTGAACGGACCAACCGGTTTGATAGTAGCCGCGGGAAAAGGTGTGATTCGGTCGATGCACTGCAAGAGTGAATATCTTGCGGACCTAATGCCTTGCGATATCGTGGCGAACGCCGTGATCGCCCTTGCCTGGAAGGTGGGTTTGGAAAGTTCCTGTAAACCGATTTTCGTCAACGTTACGGAGAGCGGACGAAATCCAATCACATGGGCTGATGCCCTGAATGCCGGCAGAAGACATGCTCTGTCAAATCCATTTTCAG GCCCACTCTGGTATCCAGGCGGTAGATTCACTTCCTCAGCAGTTCTACATTGGTTTGCTGTGATATGCCTTCACCTTCTACCTGCCTACCTGTTGGACCCTTTGATATACTTGAGCGGGAACAAACCTTTTTTGGTCAAGCTTCAAGGGAGAGTTTCTACCGGGTTGAGCTTGCTGCAATATTACACGACCAAGGAATGGGTCTTTTT GAATGACACGTTAAGAGATCTGCAGGATCAGTTATCCTCCGAGGATAGAGCAATATTCTTCATGGACACGAAGGACATATGCTGGGACGATTATCTCTACGAATACATTCTGGGCATCAGGAAATACTGCCTAAAAGACGACCCGTCGACTTTACCTCGAGCAAGAAGAGTTTTTCAGTATTTATACATCGCCGATAGAATATTGCGAATTGTTTTTGTAGGATTCATCGCATGGTTGTTATACTCATGGTTCGCGCCGGCAAGGGCGGGCACAGCGTCGATAATCGAGATGCAAGATTCATAG